From one Enterococcus sp. DIV2402 genomic stretch:
- a CDS encoding glycogen/starch/alpha-glucan phosphorylase, producing MTILTKENLKEELRQRIRESYAVELEDASADELFFTLGSLVKAIYNDNWRETWKNYLKEEQKQAYYFSIEFLPGKMLKSNLLNLGLLDLVRETLSDLDVDLDDLADVEKDMALGNGGLGRLASCFMDSIASSGLPGNGNGIRYDYGLFKQQFVDGYQVELPDEWLNNGNVWEIRRPSKAVNVHFAGNVYLKENEHGQLKPVAENEIILRAVPYDTGMVGYQNGIVNTMRLWSVEIPASEEGKYKSIEERRVYEDLTAVLYPDDSNERGRMTRLIQEYFFVSAGVQSIVRYFQKLNKPWSALSEKVAIHINDTHPALCIPELMRILIDENDVNWEQAWDITVKVMSYTNHTIMAEALEKWPVYLMKQIVPRMYQIIEEIDRRYVDSMRGIHPEDLIQRTRIIQGDQVHMANLSIIGSHSTNGVAKLHSDLLKSVVLHDFYLVYPDRFNNKTNGIAQRRWSQLANEPLSHVLDETIGKTWRKDSSDLKLLMNYQNNEKVLGKLAEAKHQKKEELAEYIQETTGITVSPNAIFDVQIKRLHAYKRQLLNLMHILKLYFDLKDNPELDIHPRVFIFGAKAAPSYTYAKAIIKTINEVANMINNDASIQDKIKIVFLPNYNVSLAERIIPAADVSEQISLASKEASGTSNMKLMLNGAVTVATLDGANVEIRDAVGDENICIFGLTEEEVYAYYENHEYYSHQIYDENPVIRRVVDAFIDGTIPNIGYEGREIYDSLLRYNDEYFLLRDFDDYCRAQERIDATYKDQSLWRKISLVNIANAGRFSSDDTVRLYAEDIWQIEPIFAHTEKEGTSNVFNPF from the coding sequence ATGACCATTTTAACAAAGGAAAATTTAAAAGAAGAATTGCGACAACGCATAAGAGAAAGCTATGCAGTAGAATTAGAAGATGCCTCAGCAGATGAGTTGTTTTTTACTTTAGGTAGTTTAGTGAAAGCTATTTATAACGATAACTGGCGTGAAACTTGGAAAAATTATTTAAAGGAAGAACAAAAACAAGCTTATTATTTCTCCATTGAATTTTTACCAGGCAAAATGTTAAAAAGTAACTTGCTAAATTTAGGATTATTAGATTTAGTGCGTGAAACATTGTCAGATTTAGATGTAGACTTGGATGATTTAGCAGATGTTGAAAAAGATATGGCACTTGGAAACGGTGGTTTAGGCCGTTTAGCTTCATGTTTTATGGACTCTATTGCTTCAAGTGGTTTACCTGGAAACGGAAATGGTATTCGTTATGATTACGGCTTGTTTAAACAACAATTTGTTGATGGCTATCAAGTGGAATTACCTGATGAATGGCTAAATAATGGGAATGTATGGGAAATCCGTCGCCCGAGTAAAGCAGTCAATGTACATTTTGCAGGAAATGTTTATTTAAAAGAAAATGAACATGGGCAATTAAAACCTGTTGCAGAAAATGAAATTATCTTACGTGCAGTTCCATATGATACTGGAATGGTAGGTTATCAAAATGGCATTGTAAACACTATGCGTTTATGGAGTGTTGAAATTCCGGCTTCAGAAGAAGGTAAATATAAGAGTATCGAAGAACGACGTGTATATGAAGATTTAACGGCTGTATTGTATCCAGATGATTCAAATGAAAGAGGCCGTATGACTCGCTTGATTCAAGAATATTTCTTTGTTTCAGCAGGGGTACAAAGTATTGTGCGTTATTTCCAAAAATTAAATAAACCTTGGTCTGCATTAAGTGAAAAAGTCGCAATTCATATCAATGATACACATCCAGCATTATGTATTCCAGAATTAATGCGTATTTTAATCGATGAGAATGACGTTAATTGGGAACAAGCATGGGACATTACTGTTAAAGTTATGAGCTATACAAACCATACTATTATGGCAGAAGCTCTAGAAAAATGGCCAGTTTATTTGATGAAACAAATTGTTCCGCGTATGTATCAAATTATTGAAGAAATTGATCGTCGCTATGTTGATTCAATGCGTGGTATCCATCCTGAAGATTTAATTCAACGCACACGTATCATTCAAGGCGATCAAGTACACATGGCTAATTTATCGATTATTGGTAGTCATAGTACCAATGGTGTCGCAAAACTGCATTCTGATCTATTAAAATCAGTTGTGTTACATGATTTCTATTTAGTTTATCCAGACCGTTTTAACAACAAAACAAATGGAATTGCACAGCGTCGTTGGTCACAATTAGCTAATGAGCCTTTATCTCATGTATTAGATGAAACGATTGGTAAAACATGGCGTAAAGATTCGTCTGACTTGAAATTATTGATGAATTATCAAAATAATGAAAAAGTGCTGGGTAAATTAGCTGAAGCTAAGCATCAAAAGAAAGAAGAATTGGCAGAATACATTCAAGAAACAACTGGAATTACTGTATCTCCAAATGCAATTTTTGACGTACAAATCAAACGTCTGCATGCGTATAAACGTCAGTTATTAAACTTAATGCACATTCTAAAATTGTATTTTGACTTGAAAGATAATCCTGAGTTAGATATTCATCCACGTGTGTTTATCTTCGGTGCGAAGGCTGCACCAAGTTATACCTATGCCAAAGCAATCATTAAGACCATTAATGAAGTGGCAAATATGATTAACAACGATGCTTCTATTCAAGATAAAATTAAAATTGTCTTTTTACCAAACTACAATGTTTCCTTAGCAGAACGTATCATTCCAGCAGCAGATGTGAGTGAACAAATCTCATTGGCATCAAAAGAAGCATCTGGTACAAGTAACATGAAGTTAATGTTAAATGGTGCTGTAACAGTAGCAACTTTAGATGGTGCGAATGTAGAAATTCGAGATGCTGTAGGCGATGAAAATATTTGTATTTTTGGGTTAACTGAAGAAGAAGTGTACGCATATTATGAAAATCATGAATATTACTCTCACCAAATCTATGATGAGAACCCGGTAATCCGACGCGTAGTGGATGCCTTTATTGATGGAACTATTCCAAATATTGGGTATGAAGGACGCGAAATTTATGATTCATTACTTCGCTACAATGATGAATATTTCTTGCTGCGTGATTTTGATGATTATTGTCGAGCGCAAGAAAGAATTGATGCAACTTACAAAGATCAATCATTATGGCGTAAAATTAGTCTAGTAAATATTGCAAATGCTGGACGTTTTTCTTCTGATGATACTGTAAGACTATATGCAGAAGATATTTGGCAAATTGAACCAATTTTTGCGCATACAGAAAAAGAGGGAACCAGCAATGTCTTTAATCCGTTTTAA
- a CDS encoding glycoside hydrolase family 13 protein yields the protein MSLIRFNPWQSYHKHPFGAVKENGLVRLSIEVIAEDILQVYLVMHKDHQPEQRIFMEKQEEGFYSYEYFFNQGKGLYFYHFEVHTKVNDQVFVEYYGASEQGGEGRLYDEPATIWDFQITCYKEAERTPDWYRNGIFYQIFPDRFFNGNEDKKINSPKPNTFIYATEEDEPLYVKGPNGDILRWDFFGGNLQGIIKKIPYLKELGITGIYLNPIFEACSNHRYDTSDYFKIDPVLGTEEDFKELIDILHINDMHLILDGVFSHVGQNSRYFNANGTYGTHVGAFQNRHSEYFSWFNFINYPNEYESWWGIKDLPEINKHDSEFQKFIFGEENSVLTKWNQLGVDGWRLDVADELPDEFIAGIRKNLNNYEDRVLIGEVWEDASNKVSYDVRREYILGDHLQGVMNYPLRDSAIELLNETSSPEQIAKSLTRLYENYPRDIFYNNLNNIGTHDTERILTMVGNHTKKLDLAFGFMFLSPGVPCIYYGDEAGLTGAKDPENRKFFPWSQIDREIYDNCRKWVEYRNNYEVLIHGDLSFFYTDELFGILRRDKNEYVAVIMNPTNYPKHVNKKLHFIAEETSLTQEVNRRLVGRSIAENSYILISSKEKKEKIERFQMNQEQLQLV from the coding sequence ATGTCTTTAATCCGTTTTAATCCTTGGCAAAGCTATCATAAACATCCTTTTGGAGCAGTCAAAGAAAATGGACTCGTGCGATTATCTATTGAGGTAATCGCCGAGGACATTTTACAAGTTTATTTGGTTATGCATAAGGATCATCAACCAGAACAACGAATTTTTATGGAAAAACAAGAAGAAGGCTTTTACTCATATGAGTATTTCTTTAATCAAGGGAAAGGTCTTTATTTCTATCATTTTGAAGTGCATACGAAAGTAAACGATCAAGTGTTTGTTGAATATTATGGTGCAAGTGAACAAGGTGGAGAAGGCCGTTTGTATGATGAACCAGCCACTATTTGGGATTTTCAAATTACTTGCTATAAAGAAGCAGAACGCACACCAGACTGGTATCGTAATGGAATTTTTTATCAAATATTTCCAGATCGTTTTTTCAATGGAAATGAAGATAAAAAAATTAATTCACCCAAACCAAACACGTTTATTTATGCAACTGAAGAGGATGAACCATTATATGTAAAAGGTCCAAATGGCGATATTTTACGTTGGGACTTTTTTGGAGGGAATTTACAAGGAATCATTAAAAAAATTCCGTACTTAAAAGAGCTAGGGATAACAGGAATTTATTTAAACCCTATCTTTGAAGCGTGTAGTAATCACCGCTACGATACATCTGATTACTTTAAAATTGATCCTGTTTTAGGCACGGAGGAAGATTTTAAAGAATTAATTGATATTTTACACATAAATGATATGCATCTTATTTTAGACGGCGTGTTTAGTCATGTTGGACAAAATAGTCGTTATTTCAATGCAAACGGTACTTATGGCACACATGTTGGCGCATTTCAAAATCGTCATAGTGAATATTTTTCTTGGTTTAATTTTATTAATTATCCAAATGAATATGAATCATGGTGGGGAATTAAAGATTTACCAGAAATCAATAAGCACGACTCAGAGTTCCAAAAGTTTATTTTTGGAGAAGAAAATAGTGTGTTAACAAAATGGAATCAACTGGGTGTTGATGGTTGGCGCTTGGATGTTGCTGACGAATTACCCGATGAGTTTATTGCAGGTATTCGCAAAAACTTAAACAATTATGAAGATCGTGTATTAATTGGCGAAGTATGGGAAGATGCTTCAAATAAAGTATCTTATGATGTACGACGTGAATATATCTTAGGGGATCATTTGCAAGGCGTGATGAACTATCCATTGCGTGATAGTGCCATTGAATTATTGAATGAGACAAGCTCCCCAGAACAAATTGCGAAGTCATTGACACGACTATATGAAAATTATCCACGGGATATTTTTTACAATAATTTGAATAATATTGGTACTCATGATACGGAGCGTATTTTGACTATGGTTGGCAACCATACAAAAAAATTAGATTTAGCATTTGGGTTTATGTTTTTATCTCCAGGTGTTCCATGTATCTATTATGGCGATGAGGCTGGTTTGACTGGAGCGAAGGATCCTGAAAATCGCAAATTTTTCCCTTGGAGCCAAATCGATCGTGAAATATATGATAATTGTCGGAAATGGGTAGAATATCGTAATAATTATGAAGTATTAATTCATGGTGATTTGAGTTTCTTCTATACAGATGAATTATTTGGTATTTTAAGAAGAGATAAGAATGAATATGTAGCTGTGATAATGAATCCAACTAATTATCCAAAACATGTTAATAAAAAACTACATTTTATTGCAGAAGAAACATCTTTGACCCAAGAAGTGAACCGTCGTTTGGTTGGACGCTCGATTGCTGAAAATAGTTATATTTTAATCAGTAGCAAAGAGAAGAAAGAAAAAATTGAACGTTTCCAAATGAATCAAGAACAATTACAACTTGTATAA
- a CDS encoding cold-shock protein, which produces MNNGTVKWFNSDKGFGFITAENGTDVFAHFSAIQGEGFKTLEEGQAVTFDIEEGQRGPQATNIVKG; this is translated from the coding sequence ATGAATAACGGTACAGTAAAATGGTTTAACTCAGATAAAGGTTTTGGCTTTATCACAGCAGAAAATGGAACAGATGTGTTTGCACACTTCTCAGCTATCCAAGGCGAAGGTTTCAAAACTTTAGAAGAAGGTCAAGCAGTAACTTTTGATATTGAAGAAGGTCAACGTGGACCTCAAGCAACAAACATCGTTAAAGGTTAA
- a CDS encoding MepB family protein translates to MKSTDILQRVFGNIEIYSLEQQNSAYEGCLFYSKTKDIIIRTRLAKKTSKKAGYFVTFWEKDAQANNTPFKAEDSPELLAVVIDDGNKKGIFTIPKEIAVEKQILSTADQNGKMAMRFYPVWCHNLNQTALQTQKWQLHYFKNLSE, encoded by the coding sequence ATGAAATCAACTGATATATTACAAAGAGTATTTGGAAACATTGAAATTTATTCTTTAGAACAACAAAATTCAGCGTATGAAGGCTGTCTCTTCTACTCAAAAACAAAGGATATCATCATAAGAACCCGTCTGGCAAAGAAGACATCAAAAAAAGCAGGCTATTTTGTGACGTTTTGGGAAAAGGATGCACAAGCAAACAATACACCTTTTAAAGCAGAGGATAGTCCAGAACTGTTAGCAGTAGTGATTGATGATGGAAATAAAAAAGGAATTTTTACTATTCCAAAAGAAATTGCTGTAGAAAAACAGATTTTATCTACAGCAGACCAAAATGGTAAAATGGCCATGAGATTTTACCCAGTGTGGTGCCATAATTTAAATCAAACTGCCTTGCAAACTCAAAAATGGCAATTACACTATTTTAAAAATTTATCAGAATAA
- a CDS encoding pyridoxal phosphate-dependent aminotransferase, translating into MRNFEKSSKLEGVSYDVRGPVLEEADRMQEEGISILKLNTGNPATFGFEAPNEIIRDLIMNVRESEGYSDSKGIFSARKAIEQYCQLKNFPNVTINDIYTGNGVSELITMSMQGLCDNGDEILVPMPDYPLWTASISLAGGKPVHYICDEESEWNPDVADIRSKITSKTKAIVLINPNNPTGAVYPKEILEQIVEIAREFDLIIFSDEIYDRLLMDGHQHIPIATLAPDRPVVTFSGLSKSHRVAGFRVGWMVLSGDKRHIKDYVEGLNMLSSMRLCSNVLSQQIVQTALGGYQSIDKLLLPGGRIYEQREFIHKAINDIPGLSAVKPKAAFYMFPKIDTKRFNILDDEKFVLDFLHEHHILMVHGGGFNWQQPDHFRIVYLPNVEELKLTADKMHEFLATYKQK; encoded by the coding sequence ATGAGAAATTTTGAAAAATCTAGCAAACTTGAAGGTGTTAGTTATGACGTGCGTGGGCCTGTGTTAGAAGAAGCAGATCGCATGCAAGAAGAAGGAATCAGTATTTTAAAATTAAATACAGGGAATCCTGCAACATTTGGGTTTGAAGCTCCAAACGAAATTATTCGTGACTTGATTATGAACGTGAGAGAATCAGAAGGGTATTCTGATTCAAAAGGTATTTTTTCAGCACGTAAAGCTATCGAACAATATTGTCAATTGAAAAATTTCCCCAATGTGACTATTAATGATATTTATACTGGAAATGGTGTCAGTGAGTTAATTACAATGTCAATGCAAGGTTTATGTGATAATGGGGATGAAATTTTAGTACCAATGCCTGATTATCCCTTATGGACAGCTTCTATTTCATTAGCTGGTGGCAAACCTGTCCATTATATCTGTGATGAAGAGAGTGAATGGAATCCTGATGTAGCGGATATTCGTTCAAAAATCACTTCTAAAACAAAAGCAATTGTTTTAATCAATCCTAATAATCCTACTGGAGCGGTTTATCCAAAAGAAATTTTAGAACAAATTGTTGAAATTGCCCGTGAATTTGATTTAATTATTTTCTCTGATGAAATTTATGACCGTCTATTGATGGATGGTCATCAACATATTCCTATTGCTACGCTAGCTCCAGATCGTCCAGTCGTAACATTTAGTGGCTTATCTAAATCTCATCGTGTGGCAGGCTTCCGTGTTGGTTGGATGGTTCTTAGTGGAGATAAAAGACATATTAAAGATTATGTTGAAGGCTTAAATATGTTATCTTCGATGCGTTTGTGTTCAAATGTGTTGTCACAACAAATTGTTCAAACGGCATTAGGTGGTTATCAAAGTATCGATAAATTATTATTGCCAGGGGGACGTATTTATGAACAACGTGAGTTTATCCATAAAGCAATTAATGATATTCCAGGATTATCTGCTGTGAAACCAAAAGCTGCTTTTTATATGTTCCCTAAAATCGATACGAAACGCTTTAACATTTTAGATGATGAAAAATTTGTTTTAGACTTTCTTCACGAGCATCATATATTGATGGTGCATGGTGGTGGATTTAATTGGCAACAGCCGGATCATTTTAGAATTGTCTATTTGCCAAATGTGGAAGAATTAAAACTAACTGCAGATAAAATGCATGAATTTTTAGCAACTTATAAACAAAAATAA
- a CDS encoding DUF2187 domain-containing protein, giving the protein METKTNVTFKWENLTLFGFIEREYENSFLIQVNEPSKEIMDKFSGRMVISKKVCEKISE; this is encoded by the coding sequence ATGGAAACGAAAACAAACGTAACATTCAAGTGGGAAAACCTAACTTTATTTGGCTTTATTGAACGAGAATACGAAAATTCATTTTTAATACAAGTTAACGAACCTTCTAAAGAAATCATGGATAAATTTAGTGGCCGTATGGTCATTAGTAAAAAAGTTTGCGAAAAAATTTCCGAATAA
- a CDS encoding helix-turn-helix domain-containing protein, whose translation MSTSETFGETIKRLRKERKMTQKMLAQGICAQSVLSRIENGVEIPNVMVLQSICQRLNVTLDQVLHSESEEIQRIKFLFSQVHYYLIHQEYQKMEDLLENSRLMDHLYLDTDFQLYYYYLGSCEYFLYQAYDASIQSLKKGLSYTYNKGNENSSSIEIQLLSCLGRVFGDAGNIEKASFYLETSYELIELLPTELTSFELTKIFYNYGSFLFQMEKYEQALEVSEQGILWAQQRCSHYYLEELFSLSGVICQKMNLIEESKEYLSLATYVSKIR comes from the coding sequence ATGTCAACATCTGAAACTTTTGGCGAAACAATCAAGCGCTTACGAAAAGAACGTAAAATGACTCAAAAAATGCTAGCTCAAGGGATTTGTGCTCAAAGTGTTTTAAGCCGCATAGAAAATGGCGTAGAAATTCCCAATGTGATGGTTTTACAGAGTATTTGTCAACGATTAAATGTAACTTTGGACCAAGTTTTACATTCAGAGTCTGAAGAAATACAACGAATTAAATTTTTGTTTAGTCAAGTACACTACTATTTAATTCATCAAGAATATCAAAAAATGGAAGATTTACTAGAAAACTCCCGTTTGATGGATCATCTTTATTTAGATACAGATTTTCAACTTTATTATTACTATTTAGGAAGTTGTGAATATTTTTTATACCAAGCGTATGATGCTTCCATTCAATCTCTGAAAAAGGGATTATCATATACATATAATAAAGGAAACGAAAATAGTTCCTCTATTGAAATTCAATTATTAAGCTGTTTAGGTCGTGTCTTCGGCGATGCTGGGAATATTGAGAAAGCTTCCTTTTATTTGGAAACAAGTTACGAATTAATCGAATTATTACCAACTGAATTAACCAGTTTTGAGTTAACAAAGATATTTTATAATTATGGAAGTTTCTTATTCCAAATGGAAAAATATGAACAAGCACTAGAAGTTTCAGAACAAGGCATTTTATGGGCACAGCAACGTTGCAGTCATTATTATTTGGAAGAACTCTTTTCGTTATCAGGTGTTATTTGCCAAAAAATGAATCTTATAGAAGAATCGAAAGAATATTTATCTTTAGCTACTTATGTATCAAAAATTCGATAA
- the nagA gene encoding N-acetylglucosamine-6-phosphate deacetylase → MRTFISADKFFLKSMVKGPGYLEIVGEKFGEYTSELPEEEVTLIDYSGKWIAPGLVDTHIHGYMNHDVMDNDAEGIKVMSDALLSCGVTSFLPTTLTSSKELLRDVAETIGRVHKDVTGAKIQGIYFEGPFFTEEYKGAQNPSYFGDPDIDTFHEWQEASGGIIKKIALAPERKGVEEFVKQVTDEGVVVSLGHSNGTLEDASKAVEAGASVFVHAFNGMRGLNHREPGMVGALLSLHDVFSELICDGHHVHPAAAEVLMEKAGHDHVALITDCMMAGGMPDGNYILGEFPVVVENGTARLQEGNLAGSILKLKEAIKNVVDWGLATPEQAVMMASLVPAVSCKIDDVCGMIKKGRAADFIVLNSDMTLEATYLDGIKRFDASK, encoded by the coding sequence ATGAGAACTTTTATAAGTGCAGATAAATTTTTCTTGAAATCAATGGTAAAAGGGCCTGGATATTTAGAAATTGTTGGCGAAAAATTTGGAGAGTACACTTCTGAACTTCCTGAAGAAGAAGTAACGTTGATTGATTATTCGGGCAAATGGATTGCACCGGGATTGGTAGATACGCACATTCATGGTTATATGAATCATGATGTAATGGACAATGATGCAGAAGGTATTAAGGTGATGTCAGATGCCTTGTTATCTTGTGGGGTGACATCTTTTCTACCAACAACTTTAACTTCTAGCAAAGAATTATTACGCGATGTGGCTGAAACGATTGGTCGTGTTCACAAGGATGTAACTGGTGCTAAGATTCAAGGAATTTATTTTGAAGGACCATTTTTTACAGAGGAATACAAAGGGGCACAAAATCCATCCTATTTCGGTGATCCTGATATTGATACTTTTCATGAGTGGCAAGAAGCTTCTGGCGGCATAATCAAAAAAATTGCTTTAGCTCCTGAACGTAAAGGTGTTGAAGAATTCGTTAAGCAAGTAACAGACGAAGGTGTAGTTGTTTCTCTAGGACATAGCAACGGCACATTGGAAGATGCCTCTAAGGCAGTAGAAGCTGGAGCGAGCGTTTTTGTGCACGCGTTTAACGGAATGCGTGGATTGAACCATCGTGAACCTGGTATGGTTGGAGCATTATTAAGTTTGCATGACGTTTTTTCTGAATTGATTTGTGATGGTCATCATGTTCATCCAGCAGCAGCAGAAGTATTGATGGAAAAAGCAGGGCATGATCATGTAGCTTTAATTACAGATTGTATGATGGCTGGTGGAATGCCTGATGGAAATTATATTTTAGGAGAGTTTCCGGTAGTTGTTGAAAATGGAACTGCTCGCTTGCAAGAAGGTAATTTAGCAGGAAGTATTTTAAAACTAAAAGAAGCTATCAAAAATGTCGTTGATTGGGGATTGGCAACACCTGAACAAGCAGTTATGATGGCAAGTTTAGTACCAGCTGTTAGTTGTAAAATTGATGATGTATGTGGCATGATTAAAAAAGGCCGTGCTGCAGACTTCATCGTTCTAAATTCAGATATGACACTTGAAGCTACTTATTTAGACGGTATTAAACGCTTCGATGCATCTAAATAA
- a CDS encoding ABC transporter ATP-binding protein, whose protein sequence is MSYIEVIDEVKKYQMGDTTIMANDGVTFGVEKGEVAVILGPSGAGKSTVLNILGGMDSCDSGQIIIDGVDIANYDAKQLTAYRRDDVGFVFQFYNLVPNLTAKENVELAAQIVENALNAEAILTQVGLGNRMNNFPSQLSGGEQQRVTIARALAKRPKLLLCDEPTGALDYETGKQILQILEDTARNTGTTVIIITHNSQIAPMADRVIRINDAKVRSIEHNETPTPIAHIEW, encoded by the coding sequence ATGAGTTACATTGAAGTTATTGATGAAGTAAAAAAATATCAGATGGGTGATACGACAATCATGGCAAATGATGGTGTCACTTTTGGTGTTGAAAAAGGCGAAGTAGCTGTGATTTTAGGACCGAGTGGTGCGGGAAAATCAACAGTTTTGAATATATTAGGTGGCATGGATAGTTGTGATAGTGGTCAGATAATCATTGACGGTGTAGATATTGCAAATTATGATGCCAAGCAACTAACAGCATATCGCCGGGATGATGTAGGTTTTGTGTTTCAATTTTATAATTTGGTTCCTAATTTGACTGCAAAAGAGAATGTAGAATTAGCTGCACAAATTGTGGAAAATGCGTTGAATGCAGAAGCAATTTTAACGCAAGTAGGTTTAGGAAATCGTATGAATAATTTCCCGTCACAACTATCAGGAGGAGAACAACAACGGGTTACAATTGCGCGAGCTTTGGCTAAGAGACCGAAATTGTTGTTATGTGATGAACCCACAGGCGCATTGGATTATGAGACTGGAAAACAGATTTTGCAAATTTTGGAAGATACTGCAAGAAATACAGGAACAACCGTGATAATTATTACTCATAATTCTCAGATTGCTCCAATGGCGGATCGTGTTATTCGTATTAATGATGCAAAAGTTCGTAGTATTGAGCATAATGAAACACCAACACCAATTGCTCATATTGAATGGTAA